The nucleotide window CTCTTTCTTTATATAAACGTTGTGCTTTTTAGCTGTTTCTTCTATTATAAATGCAAGGTAGCCTTTTCCTTTTGCAACAACTTTGGGTGCTATGTCTTTTTCTTTAATATACTTAAGTGCTACAGCTTTTTTTGGCTCATCGTTTTTTAAAGACACCAATACCTCTCAAAGATAAAGTAATCCAGAAACCTACATTTTTATTTGCTATATACGTATTACCCACTTGCTGTGGAACTGCATTTTGGAAAACATCCAAACCAAAGCCCCAGCAATCACTTGTGTAATAAAAACCAGCCCTTTTTTGTGGAAAATAACTATCAAGTATATCTCTATTTAAACTGATGTAGGTATAAAGCCTCTTTATAGGATAGAAAAAGACAGAGTATGTAATACCATTGCTTGTGGTATTAAAATCCGGATCTTTAGCTGTAGTATAGCCAATAGAAAAACCAAATGTATTAAAATTAAAATTTAGGTTATCTGTTGTGTAGGTAAATGTGTGTTTTTGCCATTGGTAATAAGCCTGAGAAGAAAAATTAAAGAATGAAAATGGCGAAATGCGCGTTTCTTCATAAATTGGGCCATTTGAATAAACATATCTTGGAGACATATAGGTTTCTCTTGAATCTATAGGTTTTATTGGTGTATTTGCATAATTTGCAAATCTGTATTCTTGAGTAATTTTATTGTAAAAAATTTCTCTGTAATCAGCTTCGCCTTTGTCGTTTACTGTCCTTTTAATTATCGTATTTTCAAGCGTTAAATCAAGTGCACTTTTTTGGGGATATGTGTTTACAAAATCTGGAAATTCCTGTTTGACTTTTGGCACAAAAGTATAGCTAACTTCTGGTGCAATAATATGCTTATAGCTATTACCACTTGATAAATCGTATATTTTAAAAAATGATGTTCTAGCAGTTAAGCTAAGATTAGGCACAACGCTTGATTGCGAACCAGTTAAGCCATTTGAATAATTAGAAAAAAGGTAATGAATGCCAGCTTTTGGCAAGAAATTTATAAAACCTATCTTAAACGGATAAGAAAAACTTGGAGAAATATCCAGAACATTTCCTCTTAAACCATCTTGTCTGTAATTGTATGAATAAAGCGAAGAAATATCTAATGATAATTT belongs to Desulfurella sp. and includes:
- a CDS encoding EscU/YscU/HrcU family type III secretion system export apparatus switch protein — encoded protein: MSLKNDEPKKAVALKYIKEKDIAPKVVAKGKGYLAFIIEETAKKHNVYIKKEPALAQELYKLNIDSQIPQELYEAVAKILSFIYKLKKM